A window of Strix aluco isolate bStrAlu1 chromosome 11, bStrAlu1.hap1, whole genome shotgun sequence contains these coding sequences:
- the LOC141928272 gene encoding uncharacterized protein LOC141928272 isoform X2, with amino-acid sequence MRSAGTPDEAGDSDYPASGLDVGLEPLGHPGDPLEVDGFPFSSSVAVVQSENSPTETDREAAQEAAYPEGSSGSLPAYAAQAEAMRSAGTPVIAKPRQDRPSRVYRFVYTDSDVDSERTLNISPPPRSQSVFMSREMVKHCMIGAAVVAVTVPIALLLCCVWMRWRRRKEGISADSAQQLETGSCPLPPQSRTSCPGTPESGDECQQLLPPWSPPLSYPLNAPPSPPPSRPPSPFLPAFVPQDPPSTPRPLCPASPYPAAATFYISPSSSEPQPEQPPQPLSPLVQPSSKGTRRPLKAKYRHKTFHHQVRRTLFPPRLRRDRVLRY; translated from the exons ATGCGATCTGCCGGCACGCCAG atgaGGCTGGGGACAGTGATTATCCAGCTTCTGGGCTGGATGTTGGTTTAGAGCCCTTGGGGCATCCTGGAG ATCCTCTCGAGGTCGATGGATTCCCGTTTTCTTCATCTGTTGCTGTCGTGCAGTCTGAGAACAGtcccacag AGACAGACCGAGAGGCTGCGCAGGAGGCAGCATATCCAGAAGGAAGCAGTGGCTCCCTGCCAGCCTATGCAGCACAAGCGGAGGCGATGCGATCTGCCGGCACGCCAG TGATCGCAAAGCCCAGACAAGACCGCCCTAGCAGAGTGTACAGATTTGTTTATACAGACTCAG ATGTGGACAGTGAGAGAACTCTGAACATTTCTCCTCCCCCACGCAGTCAAAGCGTTTTCATGTCTAGAGAGATGGTGAAGCACTGCATGATTGGTGCAGCAGTAGTGGCGGTCACCGTGCCAATtgcactgctgctgtgctgtgtctggATGCGTTGGCGGCGGAGAAAAGA ggggATATCTGCAGACTCCGCACAACAGCTGGAAACGGGCAGCTGCCCCTTGCCCCCGCAGAGCCGGACCAGCTGCCCTGGTACCCCTGAGAGCGGGGACGAATGCCAGCAACTGCTGCCACCCTGGTCCCCTCCTCTTTCGTATCCCCTCAACGCCCCACCATCCCCACCTCCATCGCGCCCCCCCAGCCCATTCCTGCCTGCCTTCGTGCCACAAGACCCACCCAGCACACCACGGCCCCTGTGCCCCGCCAGCCCTTACCCAGCTGCTGCTACATTCTACATCTCACCCAGCAGCTCGGAGCCCCAGCCCGAACAGCCCCCCCAACCCCTGAGCCCACTGGTTCAGCCCTCTAGCAAGGGCACAAGGCGCCCTCTCAAGGCCAAGTACAGACACAAAACTTTCCACCACCAAGTCCGGAGAACACTGTTTCCTCCCCGGCTAAGGAGGGACAGAGTGCTCAGGTACTAA
- the LOC141928272 gene encoding uncharacterized protein LOC141928272 isoform X1: protein MALTRHLLLILLLLVALHAKVCRAGPWRVRGADEAGDSDYPASGLDVGLEPLGHPGDPLEVDGFPFSSSVAVVQSENSPTETDREAAQEAAYPEGSSGSLPAYAAQAEAMRSAGTPVIAKPRQDRPSRVYRFVYTDSDVDSERTLNISPPPRSQSVFMSREMVKHCMIGAAVVAVTVPIALLLCCVWMRWRRRKEGISADSAQQLETGSCPLPPQSRTSCPGTPESGDECQQLLPPWSPPLSYPLNAPPSPPPSRPPSPFLPAFVPQDPPSTPRPLCPASPYPAAATFYISPSSSEPQPEQPPQPLSPLVQPSSKGTRRPLKAKYRHKTFHHQVRRTLFPPRLRRDRVLRY from the exons aTGGCCCTCAcccgccacctcctcctcatcctcctcctcctggtggccctgcacgCCAAGGTGTGCCGGGCTGGTCCGTGGCGAGTGCGGGGAGCAG atgaGGCTGGGGACAGTGATTATCCAGCTTCTGGGCTGGATGTTGGTTTAGAGCCCTTGGGGCATCCTGGAG ATCCTCTCGAGGTCGATGGATTCCCGTTTTCTTCATCTGTTGCTGTCGTGCAGTCTGAGAACAGtcccacag AGACAGACCGAGAGGCTGCGCAGGAGGCAGCATATCCAGAAGGAAGCAGTGGCTCCCTGCCAGCCTATGCAGCACAAGCGGAGGCGATGCGATCTGCCGGCACGCCAG TGATCGCAAAGCCCAGACAAGACCGCCCTAGCAGAGTGTACAGATTTGTTTATACAGACTCAG ATGTGGACAGTGAGAGAACTCTGAACATTTCTCCTCCCCCACGCAGTCAAAGCGTTTTCATGTCTAGAGAGATGGTGAAGCACTGCATGATTGGTGCAGCAGTAGTGGCGGTCACCGTGCCAATtgcactgctgctgtgctgtgtctggATGCGTTGGCGGCGGAGAAAAGA ggggATATCTGCAGACTCCGCACAACAGCTGGAAACGGGCAGCTGCCCCTTGCCCCCGCAGAGCCGGACCAGCTGCCCTGGTACCCCTGAGAGCGGGGACGAATGCCAGCAACTGCTGCCACCCTGGTCCCCTCCTCTTTCGTATCCCCTCAACGCCCCACCATCCCCACCTCCATCGCGCCCCCCCAGCCCATTCCTGCCTGCCTTCGTGCCACAAGACCCACCCAGCACACCACGGCCCCTGTGCCCCGCCAGCCCTTACCCAGCTGCTGCTACATTCTACATCTCACCCAGCAGCTCGGAGCCCCAGCCCGAACAGCCCCCCCAACCCCTGAGCCCACTGGTTCAGCCCTCTAGCAAGGGCACAAGGCGCCCTCTCAAGGCCAAGTACAGACACAAAACTTTCCACCACCAAGTCCGGAGAACACTGTTTCCTCCCCGGCTAAGGAGGGACAGAGTGCTCAGGTACTAA